The sequence tttcttaACCAACGAACAGTGTCAACAAGAGTGAATGACTCACGATGTAAACGGAACGCCAAAAAAACCCAGGTAGGAAAATTAAATTCCCctagtttcttttgtttactttgAACCGAAGATTATGAAGGAGAAAGCCTATATCTGATATGCGTCGCCGATATTATTGTTTGTACAGTATACCCCTATGTACCAACACAAACTTTCGCAATCCCCctacctcatttttttaatagatTCCATTAAAATGAGGCGAATTGATCTATTTTAGTTTAAGAAATTCATGAAATCATTAAGCGATTTAACAATCCTTGCGGTTCTTTTCAGTCCAAGAATCACAGGCTCTACATCCGCACATTCGTTTTGATTACAAATGAACGTGTGCAGTTATTGCCTGCCTATAGTGGACGTTGAGGTTGAGGTCCGGCCGTGTTCAGTAACCAAGGGGCAAAGAAGGACAAGCGGGTGTACACGCCAGGTTGTCCCAACTCGCAGATTTGGGTTTTTGAATAGACGCCGACTGCGGTCGTGATTTTCAGCGATGCATTAGCAGGATCGATAAATTCTTGGACGAGCGGAGATCCTTCATCGTAGGTGCAAGGAGATCCGGCAGGAGTACCTGGGGAggaaataaatagaaaaaaaaggcataacacttttgaaaaacgatctgaaaaaaattaaatgagtTTTACCTGTGGCCAATGTGGCCGCAGCACATATCATTGTTGAAGGATTAAATTCTTCGTTACCAAAAGCTCCGCACGTAGAATTTTTGCTCGGAAATACGTCCGTATGACGAAGATTGATGGATTCATAACCTCCCTCCTATTTTATTCAATTGCGAAACGCGTAAGGACATTGTAAAGATCGAAGTAgtaatttcttttgaaatgcaTTAGGCATTATAGGTATTGTTTAACGCACTTACGTAGGTGGCGCCCCATCCCATTGTGAGTGCCGTTTTCGTGTAATCCACCTCGTTGTTGTATTCAATGAAATCCACGTATTCGTAATCGAAGACGATCCCTGCCGTGAGCTGTTgtacaacaaatgaaacattATTCAAGGCAAATCCGAACTACATCAACTTTGCGTTATACTAACTCTAACGAGGGCGATATCATTGGCTTTATTCGTGCTGTTGTACTCAGGAATAGGATTGAGAGTGTACACAGTCATGATTTGCTCGTTAATGTCTGGATTTAGGAGGCTTAACTGTCCCGCAACGACGTTCAGCCTAGTATATGATTTGCTAAGCCAAGCACAACAGGGAAATTGGAGAATGAATCGTTAGATTTTATGTACTAATCGCAAGAGTGTTACCCAACAATGCAGGAAGCTGCCGTAACGATCCATCTTGGGCTGTAAATGAATCCGCCACAGATATGACGTCCATCTTCCGTTATTGAAACTACGTATGGGAACTGTCCCGATGAAGCCACGTCGCCTCCGACGATGCGATCAGTCTGAGAAAACGACCCTTTACGAAAAGACATAATGTTTAATTGACCATCATGTGACAATGAAGAATAATGTGCTTTGACAATAATGCCATGTCTATTACCTGTTGTACGGAAGATTATGGCTACCACAAACAAAATGAGCTTCATCTTTTTCAAGAGGTGCAAACATCACAAACGCGTATAAATGTTAAATGACGTCCAAACTGCTcggttttcttttccaaaatggTGTTTGAACACTGAAGTGTGAGTCGTCAGATCTGGTTGGATAACAGGGCAATTGTTCTTACGGGGTTTTTCCATTTAATTCTCGTAGTTTGAAATGTCGTAACAGTTTGGGATAGGACTGGGTCAAATGCACGGGGTGATTGGGTATTTAGGACTAACGCGGACTAGCGGGTCCCGCCCCTGATCAAACACGTTCAAACGAACTGTGCTATGCACACTTTTCGACTTGTGCCTTACGATAGTCCAGAGTCATTCGTATTCAGTGGTATGGCTGCATAAGCGTCGTGATGTGGTAGCGGCTGTGGTATTTCACGTATCAATAGTTTTCGTGCAACATTGATTcctcctttatttattttttctgaagaagaagaaaaagagaaactagATGCAAAAGTGACAGAAAAAACTCTCACCGTAACCGATCAGCTTGGATTTAAACCTGTTCGGAATGTGTTAATAAAATGCTagaaaaatgtaatgtgtTTAGTTCCACTTAGAGTAGCTGAGttaacgtttttattttagtaaATTGCCATTTGAGACTTTTGGGCTGTGTTGGATTTTGGTATACAATGAGGTGAAAGCGTTAGTTTTTTCGTCGTTTAGAAATAGGAGCTGTTGTGCGAACGCGTTGGTTGTTGTCCGGCTGTTTCCAGCAACCATGTAGTATAGACGGACAGACGAGTGTAAACTCCTAGACTATCCGATCTGCAGCCCTCAGTTTTAGAAAAGATGCCAACAGCAGTTGGGATTACCAATGAAGGATCGGCAGGATCAGTAAATTCTTGCACGAATGGGGATCCTTCGTCATACTGACAAGCAGAGCCACTTGGAACTGGAACAAGAGCAACAATACTAAACAATGTTCATCACGAAAGGTACAGACTTTCTTGctaaattatttgaataaatcCAGCGATTTAGTAAATTGCTAAGATCATCCAATGTGCAATATTGGACGCCTCACCTGCAGCCAAGGATACTGTACTGCAAATCATGGTCGTGGTGTCAAACTCGGTGTTGGCATAATTGCCACATGGTACTGTATCGCTGGTCGGAAAGATAGCAGCGCCCGCATAGCGTAAATTGACAGACTCCAACCCACCGTCCTGGTGCAACCAAAGATAACGTAAACTCTTCTAgcagaaaaaatatttttgcattAAGATGTACGCACAAAGGTTGCACCCCATCCCATAATCACTCCTTTTTTAGAAATATCGGCTTCGTTAAATGCGATGAAATCAACATATCCATCATCgaacaaaatattttctttcagcTATTGAAGAGAAGACAATGAATTAGAAAACGAAACAGCCTTTCAAGGTTTCATTTTCTGTCTAACCCTAATAAGCGCGATGTCATGTCGTTTGATCGCACTGTCGTACTCAGGAAAAACAGTGATCGTATAGACATCCATAATCTTTTCGTTAACGTCTGGATTTATAAGGTTGAACTGTCCGACAACCACGTTGAGAGTCAGCATGGATTTCCTAAATAAAACGAagaacgtttttatttttttgcaaagacTCTCTGAATTTCATTCATGAAAATTGTCCAAGCttttacaaaagaaatgttCTGAAATCTAAGGAAATGTTCATGCTGTTGAATGATGAGGGATAAAAGGAAACCTGTAGCTTGAATAAGACATTTCAGTTAGAAACAATCTTACAATTACCCAAAGACACAGGATGCTGCCGTGACGATCCACCTCGCACTATAAATGAATCCACCGCAAATGTGACGACCATTTTCAGTAACTGAGACGACATACGGAAATTGCCCTGGGGAAGCCAATCCTCCGTCCGTGATGCGGTCACGTATTCCTTCATGTCAAACAACACAAGAACATTTAATTATTCACGTCAGTCGTATTATCTTTTGAAATCGCTTCCAATTCAGGAAGACCTACCTGAGACAGTACACGTAGCAGCAAGAAGGAGCAAAAGCTTCATCTTTCGTCTTtcaagctacaaaacacaGCAGTAAATGGAAACCGTTCGGCTTGTGTTCGCATATTATACAACCTCCTTCTTTTAATCGTTGAGGCATTTGGTTCGGTTACTGTCGATAACCAAATTTACGAGGTGGTACTACATTGTTTTAAAGCTAAATATCGATTCGCTAGATAAGCAATGCTACTAATATAATCATGTGCCCATCAAGGCATCTTATTTAAGACAACAACGATAACGAAGATGAGCCATGTGATGGTTATGTCGTACAGCTGAATGCGTGCAATCACGAATTCATCTAGCCCCAACGCTCTAAATGACGCAGGACCCATATTTTCTTATCAAAACCGAGCAACACTACGTGTTTATTATGGATTAGTAACAACAAATTTAATGATGGAGCTCATTTACAGGGCAATAATTGCGTTATAGTCTTAACTGAATACTGACCGTTCTAATGGAAGCGGCGTGCAGTAAACCCTATGACTTGCGTGAATGAGAGCTAATGAATCCCGTAATGTCCTTAAGACATCTACTTACGGACGGGATAACATCATCTTTATTACTGAAACATAGACCCGAAAATTCATTGCAAAaaacctaaaaacaaaatcctcTTCTAATCATTATAACGGCCTCAATTGTCTTTTGCGAATGGGAAGCGTGAATGGCGGTCTCGTCGTAGTAGTCGGAAGCGTAAAATCAGGCGGAAGTGTTACCGGTTCTCTAGTCGTCGTTGGCGGAGTGAATGTGCGATCCACGGTTGTAGTTGCAACCGTAGTTGTCGTACTGGCCGTAGTTGTACTGGGGGTGCTAACAATCGAAGTAGTCGTCTCCGTCGCCATGGATGTTGAAGCTGTTGTCGTTGGAACCGTTCCAGTCGTACTCTCGGTTAAGGTCGTCGCTTGTTGTACAGTTGTCGTAATGATAGTATTATCCTGCGCTTGTTGTCCAGCTAACTGAGAAAACCAAGAGTAGTAAATGGATGCCCGAGTATACACGCTCGGCAAGTCCATGGAACAGCCCGTGTTTTTCGACATGACGCCCACTGCTATTGGCCTATTTGCCATTATTTGAACCAAAGGTGAACCTTCGTCGTAGTGGCATGGAGCACCTGCATTACCTATTCAACCACATTTGATCTCACGTTTTGAAACAGTTAAGGTTTAGAATCTCATACTGCTAATTGAACTGCTCTGTGCGCATAACATGCTAGCCGTCTGGAACTCTGTTGCATTGTAATCGCCACATGAAGGTTCGTTTCCGCGGATAGTCACAGAAGCGTAACGGAGTCTCGTTGATTCGAATCCTCCTTCCTTTGATTAGCCAAAACTTCCagttaaattttcaaattttatttaaggTAATAACAAAATCAAACCTTACCTGAGAGGCTCCCCATCCCATAACAGTTGCTTCGGGATTAATCATATCAGCTTCGTCGTAGTTAATGAAATTCACCGCGTAACGGTTGCTGAAACTAATATTCTTCGTCAGctataaaacaaacaagaacaaattaaatatttgattacaactatttaatttttttgatgTACTGTATATACCTGAATCATAGCGACGTCGTGGATTTGATG comes from Daphnia carinata strain CSIRO-1 chromosome 2, CSIRO_AGI_Dcar_HiC_V3, whole genome shotgun sequence and encodes:
- the LOC130685862 gene encoding chymotrypsin-1-like gives rise to the protein MKLILFVVAIIFRTTGSFSQTDRIVGGDVASSGQFPYVVSITEDGRHICGGFIYSPRWIVTAASCIVGKSYTRLNVVAGQLSLLNPDINEQIMTVYTLNPIPEYNSTNKANDIALVRLTAGIVFDYEYVDFIEYNNEVDYTKTALTMGWGATYEGGYESINLRHTDVFPSKNSTCGAFGNEEFNPSTMICAAATLATGTPAGSPCTYDEGSPLVQEFIDPANASLKITTAVGVYSKTQICELGQPGVYTRLSFFAPWLLNTAGPQPQRPL
- the LOC130685860 gene encoding serine protease ami-like; amino-acid sequence: MKLLLLLAATCTVSGIRDRITDGGLASPGQFPYVVSVTENGRHICGGFIYSARWIVTAASCVFGKSMLTLNVVVGQFNLINPDVNEKIMDVYTITVFPEYDSAIKRHDIALIRLKENILFDDGYVDFIAFNEADISKKGVIMGWGATFDGGLESVNLRYAGAAIFPTSDTVPCGNYANTEFDTTTMICSTVSLAAVPSGSACQYDEGSPFVQEFTDPADPSLVIPTAVGIFSKTEGCRSDSLGVYTRLSVYTTWLLETAGQQPTRSHNSSYF